A window of the Cuculus canorus isolate bCucCan1 chromosome 3, bCucCan1.pri, whole genome shotgun sequence genome harbors these coding sequences:
- the TMEM244 gene encoding transmembrane protein 244 encodes MALKVKTAETKVVLVNLLICMAVFYIVYYVVLYVCFAVFKIKMLDGLAPFDFKTNPSWINPYYLVLVISLEITFFICGLLFALVVEEWVWDYAVTVTVIHIIITSVVMSEFPLMLHWWLALGSGVISMICGGQILAYCLFKDNFIYPILDDF; translated from the exons gtTGTTCTGGTGAACTTGTTGATATGCATGGCAGTTTTCTACATCGTGTACTATGTGGTCCTATATGTGTGCTTCGCAGTATTCAA GATTAAAATGTTGGATGGCTTGGCACCTTTCGATTTTAAGACAAATCCCTCATGGATTAACCCATATTATTTAG TTCTTGTGATATCATTGGAAATAACTTTCTTCATTTGTGGTCTGCTGTTTGCCCTGGTTGTGGAAGAATGGGTATGGGATTATGCTGTAACAGTTACTGTTATTCATATCATCATAACTTCAGTTG TTATGTCTGAATTCCCCCTGATGTTACACTGGTGGCTGGCATTAG gatcTGGAGTGATTTCAATGATTTGTGGAGGACAGATTTTGGCATACTGCTTGTTCAAAGACAACTTCATTTACCCAATTCTAGATgacttttga